The Argopecten irradians isolate NY chromosome 4, Ai_NY, whole genome shotgun sequence genome has a window encoding:
- the LOC138321650 gene encoding uncharacterized protein, which yields MARWTHLLVLSWLFQSSDSYEPKNILVLGGNGFIGAATSERLIARGDNLILVNRGNWYWDSGTTVKPHVTHLTCDRQRHLRHCQDLRHIKDSVYFDAVIDFSAYHSEAVEDVLDLLKDKIGRYIYISSDSVYEVCHKNHSNPSRESDAVRPSDAEERLLMARKDDYGHRKLECEEVLVRQRQEGAGVPYVLLRLPDVIGPKDNTYRWWMYQLWLRLSGYLERQISIPEFLVNQRLSFVYSLDVADMIVQLTDSENDKFDNAYNLGTDEMPTLLEVLELMRSHLSIENIAIPVNNSAEAIYLFPSVKLGPIDSSKAKDILNWTPTSFENISRQTIRFYESAIRNKGFNLARKEIIKNMQAYFTKQPHNVLYGLNGVYGIKYPDVRDEL from the coding sequence ATGGCAAGATGGACCCACCTCCTCGTTCTTAGCTGGCTTTTCCAATCAAGCGACAGTTACGAGCCAAAAAACATCCTGGTTTTGGGCGGAAACGGGTTCATAGGAGCCGCTACCTCAGAGAGACTGATAGCAAGGGGAGACAACCTTATACTAGTAAATCGTGGAAACTGGTACTGGGACTCTGGTACCACTGTGAAGCCTCACGTCACACACCTGACATGTGACCGTCAACGCCACTTACGTCACTGCCAAGATTTACGTCACATTAAAGACTCCGTATATTTTGATGCGGTGATAGATTTCAGTGCATATCATTCCGAGGCGGTAGAAGATGTGCTCGACCTACTAAAGGACAAGAttggtagatatatatacatcagtTCAGACTCCGTATACGAAGTCTGCCATAAAAATCATTCCAACCCAAGTCGAGAGAGTGacgccgtccgtccgtctgaCGCGGAGGAAAGGCTACTTATGGCCAGAAAGGATGACTACGGTCATCGGAAGTTGGAGTGTGAGGAAGTTCTGGTCAGACAGAGGCAGGAGGGAGCCGGGGTGCCGTATGTCCTTCTGAGATTGCCTGACGTCATTGGACCTAAGGATAATACGTACCGTTGGTGGATGTACCAACTCTGGCTCCGACTCTCCGGCTACCTGGAAAGACAAATCTCAATTCCAGAATTCCTCGTGAATCAGAGATTAAGTTTTGTATATTCTCTTGACGTGGCAGACATGATTGTTCAGCTCACCGACAgtgaaaatgataaatttgataATGCATATAATCTGGGTACAGACGAGATGCCGACATTACTAGAAGTATTGGAGCTGATGAGGTCCCACTTGAGTATTGAGAACATAGCCATCCCCGTGAACAACAGTGCCGAGGCGATTTATTTGTTCCCATCAGTAAAACTTGGTCCAATTGATTCAAGTAAAGCTAAAGACATACTTAACTGGACACctacatcatttgaaaatatttccaGGCAGACGATACGTTTTTATGAGTCCGCCATTAGAAATAAAGGTTTTAATTTGGCGCGAAaagaaattatcaaaaatatgcAAGCATATTTTACCAAACAGCCACACAACGTTCTGTACGGTCTGAATGGAGTGTACGGAATAAAATATCCAGACGTTCGCGACGAACTCTAG
- the LOC138321649 gene encoding protein amalgam-like — translation MEKGRIRGLNITFLLLLYLTYKVSAEKSLPSIGILNNATGEEGDDVYLDCPVINQSAGSKVQWFRVLPSYLHISNNDELVTTDTDKFGVRTTNGVPGTSQTVNNTVTLIIRHMSESDIGRYRCRVLIPRVSYPRWPSKDAFLTFAAPPVILSVGNTKVVASVGDDVTLTCRVYGTPEPIITWYKGDAGINIMGHGEVLHLEGLMAGDGGEYRCEADNGISPKAMETYFITIKQEPMCSAPQLHVLQAKNIFKSAEMTCHVTGYPLPKVTWKRYTMHGIQVLFTSKYDVHNIMPPDNSGVMTSRLKVHNVTGSDYGTYICEGVNDIDHCESEVRLLESRTCVGPNCDGHADFIDTSPGHAVPVTTPSSDDDDDETPQSQRAANVPDAGHILLPQLTLISIFSLCTLIITSVCI, via the exons ATGGAGAAAGGACGAATTCGAGGCTTAAACATTACATTTCTGTTGTTACTTTACCTGACTTATAAAG tTTCCGCCGAGAAATCATTGCCGTCCATTGGGATCCTAAACAACGCAACGGGAGAGGAGGGTGACGATGTATATTTAGATTGTCCCGTTATTAATCAATCAGCTGGCTCCAAG GTCCAATGGTTTCGGGTATTACCCAGTTACCTCCACATCAGCAACAACGACGAACTGGTGACGACCGACACAGATAAATTTGGCGTCAGGACAACCAATGGCGTCCCCGGCACGTCACAGACCGTCAACAACACAGTGACCCTCATCATCAGACATATGTCGGAATCAGACATTGGACGCTACAGATGTCGTGTGCTCATTCCTCGAGTGTCCTACCCGAGATGGCCGTCCAAGGATGCGTTCCTCACCTTTGCAG CGCCCCCTGTAATCCTTTCTGTTGGTAACACCAAGGTGGTGGCGTCTGTCGGTGATGACGTAACGCTGACGTGTCGGGTATACGGCACGCCCGAGCCTATCATCACGTGGTACAAAGGAGACGCGGGAATCAACATCATGGGACAT GGGGAGGTGTTGCACCTTGAAGGCCTGATGGCCGGAGACGGAGGAGAATACAGATGTGAGGCGGATAACGGTATTTCGCCTAAAGCTATGGAGACCTACTTTATCACCATCAAACAAGAACCAATGTGTTCAGCGCCACAACTACACGTCTTACAGGCTAAAAACATCTTCAAGTCAGCAGAAATGACATGTCATGTAACAG GTTACCCTCTACCTAAAGTAACATGGAAACGATACACCATGCATGGTATCCAGGTGTTGTTTACGTCAAAGTACGATGTCCACAACATAATGCCGCCGGACAACTCGGGTGTGATGACATCACGCCTAAAGGTGCACAACGTCACGGGTTCAGACTACGGCACATACATCTGTGAAGGGGTGAATGATATCGACCACTGTGAATCAGAAGTTAGGTTACTCG AGAGCCGGACATGTGTAGGACCTAATTGTGACGGCCATGCAGACTTCATTGATACAA GTCCTGGTCATGCCGTTCCTGTGACCACACCAAGTTCTGATGACGACGATGACGAAACTCCTCAGAGCCAAAGGGCAGCAAACGTACCGGACGCGGGTCACATCTTGTTACCACAACTGACACTTATCTCCATCTTTTCGCTGTGCACTTTAATTATAACTAGTGTTTGTATTTAG
- the LOC138321652 gene encoding aspartyl aminopeptidase-like, protein MAASKETVLGAAKQFINYINKSPSPFHAVDEVAKKLVSAGFQELKETQAWDIKPLQKYFLTRNKSTIIAFAVGGQFKPGNGFSVVGAHTDSPCLKVKPDSKKNKVGYQMVGVECYGGGIWHTWFDRDLTVAGRVLVKNQDKIEHCLLHIERPILRVPNICIHLMRDHNEKFGPNKETHVCPVLATSIQAELQGDTGIPDTNVPGFTPQCLKHQPLLVKLICDELRIQPEQMLDFELCVADTQPAAIGGVLEEFIFAPRLDNLLNAYCATEALIESCKGNSLDSDPNIRLICLFDNEEVGSQSAQGAASTLQELVLRRLSAGGSTTAFEESMPKSYMMSVDQAHAVHPNYAEKHESNHQPGLHKGYVVKFNANQRYATTAITTAILREVAKTAGVPLQDFVVKNDSPCGSTIGPIMSAKLGMPTIDIGAPQLSMHSIREMCCTSSIHQGIQLFQGFFENYPRVFASMNM, encoded by the exons gcAGCTTCCAAGGAAACCGTTTTGGGTGCAGCAAAGCAATTCATCAACTACATCAACAAGAGTCCGTCACCTTTCCATG CTGTAGATGAGGTGGCCAAGAAGTTGGTGAGTGCTGGCTTCCAAGAACTGAAGGAAACTCAAGCATGGGATATTAAACCACTACAAAAG TATTTTCTGACCAGGAACAAGTCGACTATCATTGCATTTGCTGTTGGTGGACAGTTTAAGCCAGGAAATGGGTTTAGTGTAGTTGGGGCTCACACAGACAGCCCCTGTCTCAAG GTGAAGCCTGACTCCAAGAAGAACAAGGTGGGATACCAGATGGTGGGTGTGGAGTGTTACGGGGGAGGCATCTGGCATACGTGGTTTGACCGAGACTTGACCGTAGCCGGACGTGTACTCGTGAAG AACCAGGATAAGATTGAACACTGCCTCCTCCACATTGAGCGCCCTATCCTCCGTGTACCTAACATCTGTATCCATCTCATGAGGGACCATAATGAGAAGTTTGGTCCCAACAAGGAAACTCATGT GTGCCCCGTCCTGGCTACATCTATACAGGCAGAACTCCAGGGAGATACTGGGATACCAGACACAAATGTTCCTGGCTTCACACCACAG tGCCTCAAACATCAGCCGTTACTGGTGAAGTTAATCTGTGATGAACTCAGGATACAGCCAGAACAGATGCTAGACTTTGAACTCTGTGTGGCTGATACACAACCAGCA GCTATTGGTGGAGTTCTTGAAGAGTTTATCTTTGCCCCAAGATTGGACAATCTTCTGAATGCTTACTGTGCCACTGAG gCTTTGATTGAGTCGTGTAAGGGAAACAGCCTGGACAGTGATCCAAACATTCGTCTGATCTGCCTGTTTGACAATGAAGAG GTGGGGTCCCAGAGTGCTCAGGGAGCAGCTTCCACACTACAGGAACTTGTTCTCCGTCGTCTGAGTGCCGGCGGCAGTACCACAGCGTTTGAGGAATCTATGCCCAAGTCGTACATGATGAGCGTTGATCAAGCCCATGCAGTTCATCCAAATTATGC CGAAAAGCATGAGAGTAACCATCAGCCTGGACTACATAAG GGATATGTGGTTAAGTTTAACGCTAACCAGCGCTATGCTACAACAGCCATCACCACCGCTATTCTGAGAGAGGTAGCGAAGACTGCCGGAGTACCGCTACAG GACTTTGTCGTGAAGAACGACTCTCCATGTGGTTCTACCATTGGACCAATCATGTCTGCCAAACTCGGAATGCCGACCATTGATATCGGGGCACCTCAGCTCAGCATGCACTCCATCCGTGAGATGTGTTGTACATCAAGTATCCACCAGGGTATCCAGCTATTCCAG GGATTCTTTGAGAACTATCCTCGGGTTTTTGCCTCAATGAACATGTAA